The following are encoded in a window of Variovorax paradoxus genomic DNA:
- a CDS encoding polyprenyl synthetase family protein, producing the protein MTSTATTPWDAKTLANWAEPHLATVEAALSRWVGVDAPVLLGDAMRYAVLDGGKRLRPLLVLAANEAVGGNAHAALRAACATELIHAYSLVHDDLPCMDNDVLRRGKPTVHVKFGEADALLAGDALQALAFELLAPEGDEVPAAMQALLCRLLARAAGSQGMAGGQAIDLASVGIALNEAQLREMHRLKTGALLQGSVEMGAACGTVSPVALAALRDYGAAIGLAFQVVDDILDVTADSHTLGKTAGKDAAADKPTYVSLLGLDGARAQASQLLADAIAALNKSGLPDTAALRALAHMVVDRDR; encoded by the coding sequence ATGACTTCCACCGCCACCACTCCCTGGGACGCGAAGACGCTGGCCAACTGGGCCGAGCCGCATCTGGCCACGGTCGAAGCGGCGCTGTCGCGCTGGGTCGGCGTCGATGCGCCGGTGCTGCTGGGCGACGCCATGCGCTATGCCGTGCTCGACGGCGGCAAGCGGCTGCGGCCGCTGCTGGTGCTCGCAGCCAATGAAGCGGTCGGCGGCAACGCCCACGCCGCGCTGCGTGCGGCCTGCGCCACCGAACTCATCCACGCCTATTCGCTGGTGCACGACGACCTGCCGTGCATGGACAACGACGTGCTGCGCCGCGGCAAGCCCACGGTGCACGTGAAGTTCGGCGAGGCCGACGCGCTGCTCGCGGGCGACGCGCTGCAGGCACTGGCCTTCGAACTGCTCGCGCCCGAGGGCGACGAGGTGCCCGCCGCGATGCAGGCGCTGCTGTGCCGCCTGCTGGCGCGAGCGGCCGGCAGCCAGGGCATGGCCGGCGGCCAGGCGATCGACCTGGCCAGCGTCGGCATCGCACTGAACGAAGCCCAGCTGCGCGAAATGCACCGCCTGAAGACCGGCGCGCTGCTGCAAGGCAGCGTCGAGATGGGCGCCGCCTGCGGCACCGTGTCGCCGGTCGCATTGGCGGCGCTGCGCGACTACGGCGCCGCCATCGGCCTGGCGTTCCAGGTGGTCGACGACATCCTCGACGTCACGGCCGACTCGCACACCCTGGGCAAGACCGCCGGCAAGGATGCCGCGGCCGACAAGCCCACCTACGTGTCGCTGCTCGGCCTGGACGGCGCGCGCGCGCAGGCGAGCCAATTGCTCGCCGACGCGATTGCCGCGCTGAACAAGAGCGGCTTGCCCGACACTGCCGCATTGCGCGCCCTGGCCCACATGGTGGTCGACCGCGACCGCTGA
- a CDS encoding TRAP transporter large permease codes for MEFIVANFAPIMFAGLICFLLLGFPVAFSLGACGLFFGLVGIELGVFQSSVMAWLPQRLIGIMANDTLLAVPFFTLMGLILERSGMAEDLLDTVGQVFGPMRGGLALAVIFVGALLAATTGVVAASVISMGLISLPIMLRYGYDRRLASGVIAASGTLAQIIPPSLVLIIMADQLGKSVGDMYKGAFLPGFMLMGMYVLYVVFLAIFKPAQVPALPPEARTFREPNGGGGYASLVGITALSAVVAVFLARNMETVHTWFQGEPVTFVATDEKVVVAMCGGVFVALVIALINKGLKLNLLSRLAERVTFVLIPPLLLIFLVLGTIFLGVATPTEGGAMGAMGALVMAWVRRRMSFSLLKQALGSTTRLSSFVMFILIGATVFSLVFQAADGPIWVEHLLTSLPGGPVGFLIAVNVLIFFLAFFLDYFELSFIVVPLLAPVAHKMGIDLIWFGVLLAVNMQTSFMHPPFGFALFFLRSVAPEKQYVDRVTQKVMEPVTTMQIYKGAIPFVLIQLTMVGVLIAFPQIVTGSLDKEVKVNLDDIGAQMRDSLKPEEGAPPADPYGGAEESEPKVEVPGAEGAAPAAPAAAPSSAPEPAAETGESDPMKAMQDALKSPPQKP; via the coding sequence ATGGAATTCATTGTTGCCAACTTCGCCCCGATCATGTTCGCGGGGCTGATCTGCTTCCTGCTATTGGGCTTTCCCGTCGCGTTCAGCCTGGGCGCCTGCGGCCTGTTCTTCGGACTCGTGGGCATCGAGCTGGGCGTGTTCCAGTCGTCCGTCATGGCCTGGCTGCCGCAGCGGCTCATCGGCATCATGGCCAACGACACACTGCTCGCGGTGCCCTTCTTCACGCTGATGGGGCTCATATTGGAGCGCAGCGGCATGGCGGAAGACCTGCTCGACACGGTCGGCCAGGTGTTCGGCCCGATGCGCGGCGGCCTCGCCCTGGCGGTGATCTTCGTCGGCGCTCTGCTGGCGGCCACCACCGGCGTGGTGGCGGCTTCGGTCATCTCGATGGGCCTGATCTCGCTGCCCATCATGCTGCGCTACGGCTACGACCGGCGCCTGGCCAGCGGCGTGATCGCCGCCTCGGGCACGCTGGCGCAGATCATCCCGCCCTCGCTAGTGCTGATCATCATGGCCGACCAGCTCGGCAAGAGCGTCGGCGACATGTACAAGGGCGCCTTCCTGCCCGGCTTCATGCTGATGGGCATGTATGTGCTGTACGTGGTGTTCCTCGCCATCTTCAAGCCCGCGCAGGTGCCCGCGCTGCCGCCCGAGGCACGCACCTTCCGCGAACCCAACGGCGGCGGCGGCTACGCCTCGCTGGTGGGCATCACCGCGCTGTCGGCCGTGGTGGCCGTGTTCCTGGCGCGCAACATGGAGACCGTGCACACCTGGTTCCAGGGCGAGCCCGTGACCTTCGTGGCCACCGACGAAAAAGTCGTGGTCGCCATGTGCGGCGGCGTGTTCGTCGCGCTGGTCATTGCGCTGATCAACAAGGGCCTCAAGCTCAACCTGCTGTCGCGCTTGGCCGAACGGGTCACCTTCGTGCTGATCCCGCCGCTGCTGCTGATCTTCCTGGTGCTGGGCACCATCTTCCTGGGCGTGGCCACGCCGACCGAAGGCGGCGCCATGGGTGCCATGGGCGCGCTGGTGATGGCCTGGGTGCGCCGTCGCATGAGCTTCTCGCTGCTCAAGCAGGCGCTGGGCTCGACCACGCGGCTGTCCAGCTTCGTGATGTTCATCCTGATCGGCGCGACGGTGTTCAGCTTGGTGTTCCAGGCCGCCGACGGCCCCATCTGGGTCGAGCACCTGCTGACCTCGCTGCCTGGCGGCCCGGTGGGCTTCCTGATCGCGGTGAACGTGCTGATCTTCTTCCTGGCGTTCTTCCTCGACTACTTCGAGCTGTCGTTCATCGTGGTGCCGCTCTTGGCCCCGGTGGCGCACAAGATGGGCATCGACCTGATCTGGTTCGGCGTGCTGCTGGCGGTGAACATGCAAACGTCGTTCATGCACCCGCCCTTCGGCTTCGCGCTGTTCTTCCTGCGCTCGGTCGCCCCCGAAAAGCAGTACGTGGACCGCGTCACGCAGAAGGTCATGGAGCCCGTGACCACGATGCAGATCTACAAGGGCGCGATTCCCTTCGTGCTGATCCAGCTGACGATGGTGGGCGTGCTGATCGCGTTCCCGCAGATCGTGACGGGCAGCCTCGACAAGGAAGTGAAGGTCAACCTCGACGACATCGGCGCGCAGATGCGCGACAGCCTGAAGCCCGAGGAAGGCGCACCGCCGGCCGACCCGTACGGCGGCGCGGAAGAGTCCGAGCCGAAGGTCGAAGTGCCGGGCGCGGAAGGCGCGGCACCTGCGGCACCTGCAGCGGCCCCGTCGTCGGCGCCCGAGCCAGCGGCCGAGACCGGCGAGAGCGATCCGATGAAGGCGATGCAGGACGCATTGAAGTCGCCGCCGCAGAAGCCCTGA
- a CDS encoding aromatic ring-hydroxylating oxygenase subunit alpha — MSDLSLQLQQAASQLPVTAYFDEALYAREMQNLFARGPRYVGHRLAVPEPGDFHTLPQEHQGRALVHTPKGVELISNVCRHRQALILQGRGQLDAQTGGNIVCPLHRWTYAAKDARTTGTLIGAPHFDQDPCLNLHNYPLTEWNGLLFEKNADGSGRDVAADMAGLGPQADLDFSGYALDRVELHECNYNWKTFIEVYLEDYHVGPFHPGLGSFVTCDDLRWEFKPEFSVQTVGVANRLGRAGSPVYQKWQEQLLKYRDGKPPKYGAIWLTYYPHVMIEWYPHVLTVSTLHPVSPTKTLNMVEFFYPEEIVAFEREFVEAQQAAYMETCVEDDEIAERMDAGRRALMLRGDNETGPYQSPMEDGMQQFHEWYRNAMQQPPV, encoded by the coding sequence ATGTCTGATTTAAGTCTTCAACTGCAGCAGGCCGCGAGCCAACTTCCAGTTACCGCGTATTTCGACGAGGCCTTGTACGCCCGCGAAATGCAGAACCTTTTTGCGCGAGGGCCCCGCTACGTCGGGCACCGACTGGCCGTGCCCGAGCCAGGTGACTTCCACACCCTGCCGCAAGAACACCAGGGCCGCGCGCTGGTCCACACGCCCAAGGGCGTGGAGCTCATCTCGAACGTCTGCCGCCACCGGCAGGCCCTCATCCTGCAGGGCCGGGGCCAGCTCGACGCGCAGACCGGCGGCAACATCGTCTGCCCGCTGCACCGCTGGACCTACGCCGCGAAAGACGCGCGCACCACCGGCACGCTGATCGGCGCCCCGCATTTCGACCAGGACCCGTGCCTGAACCTGCACAACTACCCGCTCACCGAGTGGAACGGCCTTCTGTTCGAGAAGAACGCCGACGGCAGCGGCCGCGACGTGGCGGCCGACATGGCCGGCCTGGGCCCGCAGGCCGACCTCGACTTCTCGGGCTACGCGCTCGACCGCGTCGAGCTGCACGAGTGCAACTACAACTGGAAGACCTTCATCGAGGTCTATCTCGAGGACTACCACGTCGGCCCGTTCCACCCCGGCCTGGGCAGCTTCGTCACCTGCGACGACCTGCGCTGGGAGTTCAAGCCCGAGTTCTCGGTGCAGACGGTGGGCGTGGCCAACCGCCTGGGCCGCGCGGGCAGCCCGGTCTACCAGAAGTGGCAGGAGCAGTTGCTCAAGTACCGCGACGGCAAGCCGCCGAAGTACGGCGCGATCTGGCTCACCTACTACCCGCACGTGATGATCGAGTGGTACCCGCACGTGCTCACCGTGTCGACGCTGCACCCGGTGAGCCCGACCAAGACGCTCAACATGGTCGAGTTCTTCTACCCCGAGGAAATCGTCGCCTTCGAGCGCGAGTTCGTCGAGGCCCAGCAGGCCGCCTACATGGAAACCTGCGTGGAAGACGACGAGATCGCCGAGCGCATGGACGCCGGCCGCCGCGCGCTCATGCTGCGCGGCGACAACGAAACGGGCCCTTACCAGAGCCCCATGGAAGACGGCATGCAGCAGTTCCACGAGTGGTACCGCAACGCCATGCAGCAACCACCCGTCTGA
- the dxs gene encoding 1-deoxy-D-xylulose-5-phosphate synthase produces the protein MAPLLPTLHDPSPIRQYDRAQLKQLSDEVRACVLDNVSRTGGHLSSNLGTVELTVALHHVFNTPHDRLVWDVGHQTYPHKILTGRRERMPTLRQLGGISGFPQRSESEFDTFGTAHSSTSISAALGMAMAAKQKGEKRHAVAIIGDGALTAGMAFEALNNAGVCDCKLLVILNDNDMSISPPVGALNRYLAQLMSGNFYAAAKNVGKSMLRNAPPLFELAKRLEQHAKGMVVPATLFEQFGFNYVGPIDGHDIDSLVPTLENLKHLDGPQFLHVVTKKGQGYKLAEADPVAYHGPGKFDPQVGLVKSTTAAKQTFTQVFGQWLCDTAAHDGRLVGITPAMREGSGLVEFEKRFPDRYYDVGIAEQHAVTFAAGLACEGLKPVVAIYSTFLQRAYDQLIHDVAIQNLPVVFALDRAGLVGADGATHAGAYDIPFLRCIPNMSIACPADERECRQLLTSAYEQNHPVAVRYPRGAGAGTTPHLTLDALPFGKGEIRREGQRIAILAFGTLLYPALTAAESLDATVVNMRWAKPLDVELLLQVAGTHDALVTLEEGAIMGGAGSAVLEALVAAGVQKPVLQLGLPDRFIEHGDPAKLLASIGLDADGIAAAIKKRFV, from the coding sequence ATGGCTCCGCTGCTTCCCACTCTCCACGACCCTTCGCCGATCCGCCAGTACGACCGGGCCCAGCTCAAGCAGCTGTCCGACGAGGTGCGCGCCTGCGTGCTCGACAACGTCTCGCGCACCGGCGGTCACCTGAGCTCCAACCTCGGCACGGTCGAGCTGACGGTGGCGCTGCACCATGTGTTCAACACGCCGCACGACCGGCTGGTGTGGGACGTGGGCCACCAGACCTACCCGCACAAGATCCTCACGGGCCGGCGCGAGCGCATGCCCACGCTGCGCCAGCTGGGCGGCATCTCGGGCTTTCCGCAGAGGAGCGAGAGCGAGTTCGACACCTTCGGCACCGCCCACTCGTCGACCAGCATCTCGGCCGCGCTCGGCATGGCCATGGCCGCCAAGCAGAAGGGCGAGAAGCGCCATGCCGTGGCCATCATCGGCGACGGCGCGCTCACGGCCGGCATGGCCTTCGAGGCGCTCAACAACGCGGGCGTGTGCGACTGCAAGCTGCTGGTGATCCTGAACGACAACGACATGTCGATCAGCCCGCCGGTGGGCGCGCTCAACCGCTACCTCGCGCAGCTCATGAGCGGCAATTTCTACGCCGCCGCCAAGAACGTCGGCAAGAGCATGTTGCGCAACGCGCCGCCGCTGTTCGAGCTGGCCAAGCGCCTGGAGCAGCATGCCAAGGGCATGGTCGTGCCGGCCACGCTGTTCGAGCAGTTCGGCTTCAACTACGTCGGCCCGATCGACGGCCACGACATCGATTCGCTGGTGCCCACGCTCGAGAACCTCAAGCACCTGGACGGCCCGCAGTTCCTGCATGTGGTCACGAAAAAAGGGCAGGGCTACAAGCTCGCCGAGGCCGACCCGGTGGCCTACCACGGCCCCGGCAAGTTCGATCCGCAGGTCGGCCTGGTCAAGTCGACCACGGCCGCGAAGCAGACCTTCACGCAGGTCTTCGGCCAGTGGCTGTGCGACACGGCGGCGCACGACGGCCGCCTCGTGGGCATCACGCCCGCGATGCGCGAAGGCTCGGGGCTCGTGGAGTTCGAGAAGCGCTTCCCCGACCGCTACTACGACGTCGGCATCGCCGAGCAGCACGCGGTCACGTTCGCGGCCGGCCTGGCCTGCGAGGGCCTGAAGCCGGTGGTCGCGATCTACTCGACCTTTCTGCAGCGCGCCTACGACCAGCTGATCCACGACGTGGCGATCCAGAACCTGCCTGTGGTGTTCGCGCTCGATCGCGCGGGCTTGGTGGGCGCCGACGGTGCCACGCATGCGGGTGCCTACGACATCCCGTTCCTGCGCTGCATTCCCAACATGAGCATCGCCTGCCCGGCCGACGAGCGCGAGTGCCGCCAGCTGCTGACGAGCGCCTACGAGCAGAACCACCCGGTGGCCGTGCGCTATCCGCGCGGTGCGGGCGCCGGCACCACGCCGCACCTCACGCTCGACGCGCTGCCTTTCGGCAAGGGCGAGATTCGCCGCGAAGGCCAGCGCATCGCCATCCTCGCCTTCGGCACCTTGCTGTACCCGGCGCTCACGGCGGCCGAGTCGCTCGACGCCACCGTGGTCAACATGCGCTGGGCCAAGCCGCTCGACGTCGAATTGCTGCTGCAGGTCGCGGGCACGCACGACGCGCTCGTCACGCTCGAAGAAGGCGCCATCATGGGCGGCGCGGGCAGTGCGGTGCTCGAGGCCCTGGTGGCTGCCGGTGTCCAGAAGCCGGTGCTGCAGCTGGGCCTGCCCGACCGCTTCATCGAGCACGGCGATCCGGCCAAGCTGCTCGCATCGATCGGTCTCGATGCGGACGGCATTGCCGCCGCGATCAAGAAACGCTTCGTTTGA
- a CDS encoding SUMF1/EgtB/PvdO family nonheme iron enzyme, whose amino-acid sequence MAQTPRPPPAPAAAGPLSIDSPDMRRAGRDLLSLALIDARNHTLHLLSLFEEALGESMRVPQQPGVLPPVWLAGHIGWFAEWWIGRNTQRAFGIDCPVRPTRLAAIDPDADDWWNPAQGAAERSGSPDLPGLGQTKAYLLETLESTLELLENAAETDAGLYFYRLALFHEDLRGEQLVVLAQTLGLPLNIEPAPIAVTHEPLLLPATRWELGLPEHSGFLFAQEGAAHRVDVPEFEIDAQPVTWDQYIQFVDDGGYDREELWHGDGWRWLAAQTEGRRGPRHVEQIGVARNGTGGSVLQQRFGVTVRAAGHHSAVHLSWWEADAWARWAGRRIATEVEWEIAAHTAARRGFRWADVHEWTAGTLQPWPGFRADPWSAGGEFDPVAAFGRARVLRGASFATRARLRSPRRRGFALPDSDDGFFGFRTCAL is encoded by the coding sequence ATGGCCCAGACTCCGCGCCCTCCACCGGCCCCGGCGGCAGCGGGCCCGCTGTCGATCGATTCCCCCGACATGCGCCGCGCCGGCCGCGACCTGCTCTCGCTGGCCCTCATCGACGCCCGCAACCACACGCTGCACCTGCTGTCCCTGTTCGAAGAGGCGCTGGGCGAAAGCATGCGCGTGCCGCAGCAGCCGGGCGTGCTGCCTCCGGTCTGGCTGGCGGGCCACATCGGCTGGTTCGCCGAATGGTGGATCGGGCGCAACACCCAGCGCGCCTTCGGCATCGACTGCCCCGTGCGCCCCACGCGGCTGGCCGCCATCGACCCCGACGCCGACGACTGGTGGAACCCCGCCCAGGGCGCCGCCGAGCGCAGCGGGTCGCCCGACCTGCCGGGCCTGGGCCAGACCAAGGCCTACCTGCTCGAAACCCTCGAGAGCACGCTCGAACTGCTCGAGAACGCCGCCGAGACCGATGCCGGCCTGTACTTCTACCGGCTCGCGCTGTTCCATGAAGACCTGCGCGGTGAACAGCTCGTGGTGCTGGCGCAGACGCTGGGCCTGCCGCTGAACATCGAGCCGGCACCCATCGCCGTCACGCACGAGCCGCTGCTGCTGCCGGCCACGCGCTGGGAGCTCGGCCTGCCCGAGCACAGCGGCTTCCTGTTCGCGCAGGAAGGCGCGGCGCACCGCGTCGATGTGCCCGAGTTCGAGATCGACGCCCAGCCCGTCACCTGGGACCAGTACATCCAGTTCGTCGACGACGGCGGCTACGACCGCGAGGAGCTGTGGCACGGCGACGGCTGGCGCTGGCTCGCCGCGCAGACCGAAGGCCGACGCGGCCCACGCCACGTGGAGCAGATCGGCGTGGCCCGCAATGGCACGGGCGGCTCGGTGCTGCAGCAGCGCTTCGGCGTCACCGTGCGCGCGGCCGGGCACCACAGCGCCGTGCACCTGAGCTGGTGGGAGGCCGACGCCTGGGCGCGCTGGGCCGGCCGGCGCATCGCGACCGAGGTCGAATGGGAAATCGCGGCCCACACGGCCGCGCGACGCGGCTTCCGCTGGGCCGACGTGCACGAGTGGACGGCAGGCACGCTGCAGCCCTGGCCGGGTTTCCGGGCCGATCCGTGGAGCGCGGGTGGCGAGTTCGACCCGGTGGCCGCCTTCGGCCGGGCGCGCGTGCTGCGCGGCGCCTCGTTCGCGACCCGTGCGCGGCTGCGCTCGCCGCGTCGACGTGGCTTTGCGCTGCCCGACAGCGACGACGGCTTCTTTGGCTTCCGCACCTGCGCGCTGTAG
- the xseB gene encoding exodeoxyribonuclease VII small subunit, with amino-acid sequence MPKVPSPSTTRPAATPDTGPLPASYEAGLQELEQLVAELESGQLPLDQLLGSYQRGAALLGFCRDKLQAVEDQIKVLDAGSLKPWTAE; translated from the coding sequence ATGCCCAAGGTGCCTTCTCCTTCCACGACCCGCCCGGCGGCGACGCCCGACACAGGCCCGCTGCCCGCCAGCTACGAAGCCGGGCTCCAGGAACTGGAACAACTGGTTGCAGAACTCGAATCGGGCCAGCTGCCGCTGGACCAGCTGCTGGGCAGCTACCAGCGCGGCGCCGCACTGCTCGGCTTCTGCCGCGACAAGCTGCAGGCGGTCGAAGACCAGATCAAGGTGCTCGACGCCGGCAGCCTCAAGCCCTGGACGGCCGAATGA
- a CDS encoding MFS transporter yields the protein MTVLRSDIPARLDRLPWSRWHWRVVIALGVAWILDGLEVTLVGSIGAVLERPDTLGLTAGEIGWSGSIYIAGAVIGALVFGRLTDRLGRKKLFLLTLVVYTLGTLATAFSPNFAFFALCRFVTGLGIGGEYAAINSAIDELIPARVRGRVNLAINGSFWIGAALGAALSLVLLDARVIGPVWGWRAGFALGAVLAVAILLVRRHVPESPRWLIAHGRAQEAERIVADIEREVEVQHGSLPAAQGHVMYTAARRNSPPMREVARVLLRRYPARSMVAVALMVSQAFFYNAIFFTYALVLTRFYGVAEGRVALYIFPFALGNVLGPLLLGPLFDSVGRRKMIALTYVLAGVGLALTGWAFMQGWLDARSQALCWSAVFFLASAAASSAYLTVSEVFPLEMRAMAIAIFYAIGMGAGGFAAPVLFGLLIETGSRGAVMVGYLIGAVLVIVAGLLALRYAADAERKPLEEVAPPLSSEAGGERP from the coding sequence TGATCGCGCTGGGCGTGGCCTGGATTCTCGACGGCCTCGAGGTCACGCTGGTGGGCTCCATCGGCGCGGTGCTGGAGCGGCCCGACACGCTCGGGCTCACGGCGGGAGAGATCGGCTGGTCGGGCTCGATCTACATCGCGGGTGCGGTGATCGGCGCGCTGGTGTTCGGCCGGCTCACCGACCGGCTGGGGCGCAAGAAGCTCTTCCTGCTCACGCTGGTGGTCTACACGCTCGGCACGCTGGCCACGGCCTTCTCGCCCAACTTCGCCTTCTTTGCGCTGTGCCGCTTCGTCACGGGGCTGGGCATCGGCGGCGAGTACGCGGCGATCAACTCGGCCATCGACGAGCTCATTCCGGCGCGCGTGCGCGGGCGCGTCAACCTTGCGATCAACGGCAGCTTCTGGATCGGTGCGGCGCTCGGCGCGGCGCTGAGCCTGGTGCTGCTCGACGCGCGCGTGATCGGCCCGGTGTGGGGCTGGCGCGCCGGCTTTGCGCTGGGCGCGGTGCTGGCGGTGGCCATCCTGCTGGTGCGACGCCATGTGCCCGAGAGCCCGCGCTGGCTCATCGCGCACGGACGCGCCCAGGAGGCCGAACGCATCGTCGCGGACATCGAGCGCGAAGTCGAAGTGCAGCATGGGTCGCTGCCCGCCGCGCAAGGCCATGTGATGTACACCGCCGCGCGCCGGAACAGCCCGCCGATGCGCGAGGTGGCGCGCGTGCTGCTGCGCCGTTACCCGGCACGCAGCATGGTGGCGGTGGCGCTCATGGTGTCCCAGGCGTTTTTCTACAACGCGATCTTCTTCACCTACGCGCTGGTGCTCACGCGCTTCTACGGCGTGGCCGAAGGCCGCGTGGCGCTGTACATCTTTCCGTTCGCGCTGGGCAACGTGCTCGGGCCGCTGCTGCTGGGTCCGCTGTTCGACAGCGTGGGCCGGCGCAAGATGATCGCGCTGACCTATGTGCTGGCCGGCGTGGGCCTGGCGCTCACGGGCTGGGCCTTCATGCAGGGCTGGCTCGACGCGCGCAGCCAGGCGCTGTGCTGGTCTGCGGTGTTCTTCCTGGCGTCGGCGGCGGCCAGTTCGGCCTACCTGACGGTGAGCGAGGTGTTCCCGCTCGAGATGCGCGCCATGGCCATCGCGATCTTCTACGCCATCGGCATGGGCGCGGGCGGCTTCGCGGCGCCGGTGCTGTTCGGCCTGCTGATCGAGACGGGCAGCCGCGGCGCGGTGATGGTGGGCTACCTGATCGGCGCCGTGCTGGTCATCGTCGCAGGGCTGCTGGCGCTGCGCTACGCGGCCGATGCGGAACGCAAGCCGCTGGAAGAAGTGGCGCCGCCGCTGTCGTCGGAAGCGGGCGGCGAACGGCCCTGA
- a CDS encoding TRAP transporter substrate-binding protein, which yields MDRRSLIKNAGIAGVLAAGIAPAVHAQAAVRWRLASSFPRSLDTIFGSAETLSKTVKALSGGKFEISVHPAGELMPAFGVVDALQADTLEMAQSAAYYFTGKDPIFAFSCAVPFGLTARQNESWKEYGNGRKLLDAFFAQYNFRTASAGNTGTQMGGWYRKEIKTVEDLKGLKMRMGGGVFGEAMAKLGVVSQNMPAGDVYQSLEKGTLDAAEFVGPHDDEKLGFNKVAPFYYYPGWWEGGADLEFFINNKAFAKLSDENKAILDAATKVAARDMTAKYDAYNPVALKRLVAAKTQLKAFPKAVMDAGFKASMEVFALHEGKSPEFKKIHQDMRAFQRDQILWNRFSEYPFNQYMNSVKI from the coding sequence ATGGATCGTCGTTCCCTCATCAAAAACGCGGGCATCGCCGGCGTTTTGGCCGCTGGCATCGCACCTGCCGTCCATGCGCAGGCCGCGGTTCGCTGGCGCCTGGCCTCGAGCTTCCCCCGCTCCCTGGACACCATCTTCGGCAGCGCTGAAACGCTCTCGAAGACGGTCAAGGCCCTGTCCGGCGGCAAGTTCGAAATCTCGGTCCACCCCGCCGGCGAGCTGATGCCCGCGTTCGGCGTGGTCGATGCCCTGCAGGCCGACACGCTCGAAATGGCGCAATCCGCCGCTTACTACTTCACCGGCAAGGACCCGATCTTCGCGTTCAGCTGCGCCGTTCCCTTCGGCCTCACGGCGCGCCAGAACGAATCGTGGAAAGAGTACGGCAACGGCCGCAAGCTGCTCGACGCCTTCTTCGCGCAGTACAACTTCCGCACCGCCAGCGCCGGCAACACCGGCACGCAGATGGGCGGCTGGTACCGCAAGGAAATCAAGACCGTCGAAGACCTCAAGGGCCTGAAGATGCGCATGGGCGGCGGCGTGTTCGGCGAGGCCATGGCCAAGCTGGGCGTGGTGTCGCAGAACATGCCGGCCGGCGACGTGTACCAGTCGCTCGAAAAGGGCACGCTGGACGCGGCCGAATTCGTCGGCCCGCACGACGATGAAAAGCTGGGCTTCAACAAGGTCGCCCCGTTCTACTACTACCCCGGCTGGTGGGAAGGCGGCGCCGACCTCGAGTTCTTCATCAACAACAAGGCCTTCGCCAAGCTGTCGGACGAGAACAAGGCCATCCTCGATGCCGCGACCAAGGTCGCCGCGCGCGACATGACCGCCAAGTACGACGCCTACAACCCCGTCGCCCTGAAGCGCCTCGTGGCTGCCAAGACGCAGCTCAAGGCCTTCCCGAAGGCCGTGATGGACGCCGGCTTCAAGGCCTCGATGGAAGTGTTCGCGCTGCACGAAGGCAAGTCGCCCGAGTTCAAGAAGATCCACCAGGACATGCGCGCCTTCCAGCGCGACCAGATCCTGTGGAACCGCTTCTCGGAGTACCCGTTCAACCAGTACATGAACTCGGTCAAGATCTGA
- a CDS encoding TRAP transporter small permease subunit, with amino-acid sequence MQGLLKLSRAIDWLNAQVGKYAIWLILAATVISAINAIVRKVFNTSSNAFLEVQWYLFAWSFLVAAGLTLLQREHVRIDVVNSRLSKRTQVWIDIVGFTLFLTPLCITVLWLSMPVVIQMYQSGEMSGNSGGLIRWPVWVALPVGFVLLMLQGWSELIKRIAFLRGEGPDPMGRLTDKTAEDELIEALRRQAEADAAAAKPQH; translated from the coding sequence ATGCAAGGCTTGCTCAAGCTGTCCCGGGCCATTGACTGGCTCAATGCCCAGGTCGGCAAATACGCCATCTGGCTCATCCTGGCCGCCACGGTGATCAGCGCCATCAACGCGATCGTCCGCAAGGTCTTCAACACCAGTTCCAACGCCTTCCTCGAAGTGCAGTGGTACCTGTTTGCCTGGTCGTTCCTGGTGGCCGCCGGCCTCACGCTGCTGCAGCGGGAACACGTGCGCATCGACGTGGTGAACAGCCGCCTGTCCAAGCGCACGCAGGTGTGGATCGACATCGTCGGCTTCACCCTCTTCCTGACGCCGCTATGCATCACGGTGCTGTGGCTGTCGATGCCGGTCGTGATCCAGATGTACCAGTCGGGCGAGATGTCCGGCAACTCGGGCGGCCTGATCCGCTGGCCCGTGTGGGTGGCACTGCCGGTGGGCTTCGTGCTGCTGATGCTGCAGGGCTGGTCGGAACTCATCAAGCGCATCGCATTCCTGCGCGGCGAAGGGCCTGACCCGATGGGCCGCCTGACCGACAAGACCGCCGAAGACGAACTCATCGAGGCGCTGCGTCGCCAGGCCGAGGCGGACGCCGCCGCGGCCAAGCCCCAGCACTGA